A single Uloborus diversus isolate 005 chromosome 7, Udiv.v.3.1, whole genome shotgun sequence DNA region contains:
- the LOC129225578 gene encoding uncharacterized protein LOC129225578 isoform X1: MSFNISHAFMTFFGVLLLALIVRSQDYSMEEDLKKLIARRKGLDIVREVISDFDNNLGRIARKACLLRLPGFGCDFPGFVPSIKDRSIFGEDTTVNKKRSYSDCEFKVGNPEGCLGKLVDGERKDNDHWGDPNGPGKK; this comes from the exons ATGTCGTTTAATATATCGCATGCGTTCATGACGTTCTTTGGAGTCCTGTTACTTGCTCTGATTGTACGATCCCAGGATTACAGCATGGAAGa AGACCTTAAAAAACTCATCGCCAGAAGGAAAGGCTTGGACATTGTTAGAGAAGTAATATCTGATTTTGACAACAATCTTGGCAGAATTGC AAGGAAAGCATGTTTGTTGCGATTACCAGGATTTGGTTGCGACTTCCCGGGATTTGTTCCAAGCATTAAAGATCGTAGTATCTTTGGTGAAGACACAACTGTAAACAAGAAGAGAAGCTACAGTGACTGCGAATTCAAAGTCGGCAATCCAGAGGGATGTCTTGGTAAATTAGTGGATGGGGAAAGAAAGGACAACGATCATTGGGGAGATCCTAATGGCCCTGgtaaaaagtaa
- the LOC129225578 gene encoding uncharacterized protein LOC129225578 isoform X2, producing the protein MSFNISHAFMTFFGVLLLALIVRSQDYSMEEDLKKLIARRKGLDIVREVISDFDNNLGRIAKRTCHYNAGMSHNCDYKQVASDLNDEDIWHEVGKKRRDFERSFKEAPSGIGTLLRSMKAFSTNPKKR; encoded by the exons ATGTCGTTTAATATATCGCATGCGTTCATGACGTTCTTTGGAGTCCTGTTACTTGCTCTGATTGTACGATCCCAGGATTACAGCATGGAAGa AGACCTTAAAAAACTCATCGCCAGAAGGAAAGGCTTGGACATTGTTAGAGAAGTAATATCTGATTTTGACAACAATCTTGGCAGAATTGC AAAGAGAACATGCCATTATAATGCAGGTATGTCTCATAATTGCGATTACAAACAAGTAGCCTCAGATTTGAATGATGAAGACATTTGGCACGAAGTCGGGAAAAAACGCAGGGACTTTGAGAGGTCGTTTAAAGAAGCTCCTTCAGGCATTGGGACGCTCTTAAGGTCAATGAAAGCGTTTTCGACCAACCCCAAGAAACGATAG